From one Fundulus heteroclitus isolate FHET01 unplaced genomic scaffold, MU-UCD_Fhet_4.1 scaffold_130, whole genome shotgun sequence genomic stretch:
- the LOC118558494 gene encoding LOW QUALITY PROTEIN: serine/arginine repetitive matrix protein 2-like (The sequence of the model RefSeq protein was modified relative to this genomic sequence to represent the inferred CDS: substituted 1 base at 1 genomic stop codon) produces the protein MLEENKTPGSPQQSKTSNISRDRIQNFEAERNTNTASANGNGINPPQSFSLLLENCAPCPAPGPLTSPLLGGLPGSSPVTGRQAASLQLAHLKAQLALTQMNNVLAIGAAHLTANANAPAPCLPTKPPSPTAVAINLLNLLKIANNMSHPRFNPFAPGKQISPQGPYGGSTGQMERDPRRPPSHPGSGPGFSSSGSSSLNRGPPGGPIPSLLSLQVNFRPDRSKITVDEDIDRCLDLNISRARDEAMQSSPNQNSQFSNVQIDTFPSSNTGRPSYLTPPAAQGKRPFSVDSSSSSLDWLPICQRASEEKSSNMYSPAPSSFQGGGDSGFGASGEGNRPPSTPGLGKYNMSTPAKSAVPREAIRPKYTSESASNILLHFGLEKEDLEHLISFPEDQITPENLPFILRQIRTEKAERGSGQPKGYGEDQRVRGAAEKDKMVTSMGPGLLPDQISSAVPKQSQVIDYGHTGKYTTGAGEDGGRAAGSSAMTGGSSLYADPFARSHAREPPPLRGAAELKTGPPVSPRGQMSVDSSRSSVAQSSSDPSNNQTSKPVFPSFGLLSKYTDLRQRKPDGAPPTSALKQPAPAPQAPAATQPSSPSCNLVRGVHPGRPGLVLIHRNDARGANQSNAQGAGLKVPEQTIKPAGQQRPPPPPPPAQTQQHRPPFPLFPQAPKPAQPRNQMPATSTLIPIRPALPSPAAGRMVAAPSAPPPAARGPKMGLCKLPTSAMMQDYTAATPRAFPHTCCLCMKECKDMKDWLSHQNTSLHLESCKLLRGQYPDWDGNTLDLLSAPGQGGQPSPATHGQNLQNRHQKTAYEARSRSASPRRQRGSDDGKEKQFSRSRSRSPPRHYGSESKRQKWSSRSRSRSPQRHQGQREARSSRSPYASRHSRRSRSRSYERPTSSRHRSRSRSYERRSPPRKREAKWSPPRRSLERRPSPRRSDEKRSSPRRSRERRSSAERPEPQRTRSRSADRLAKRLLETTAVQSLSKTSDLEAMVKTLAPALLAELAKMKSSSSSSTEKKTSTKATKATTSRPKTATSSSLIPPASEPLSPDKVRLSSVSTFLSHTDIINATARFGEVRDLVLCRTTLRGVVQFEKEEDAEKLKRLRSFQVKGLTVYVDKMSAASSIKPLLTKEQQAALRKKLAESRAKSQKAKSSPAGGVKTPGTSGAKNTATGKQVTKAKGVPAKGVAGKKSNMGGKNAAKSVEQKAGRDDPKSANAPSEAAKVLKQSAPAAGERDRGKVVATQAKDLAPESETSTNTEKAETQPDTLALKELKSKPGASSEGKEACLAPENAAASEKMQAEGRGEGDTAGTKVEEVEAGVTAPAETVEVVSSVESKETLLETSAKPAASVKTPPRVSAPKTSNDPPRPLQTTVKAEERPVKDASPVQQPKSESPAEKLKTKTEQQKCPAKTETKQEEAESHRTAEPAGTVLAVKSEEPAAAEAKPADGAAVTEKMEDEETQEEEKKCTLRETAASSLPSSGHPDSEEKTQTRAPVSPPPAASAENSSLRCVKAESTVSDTKAVKNETKVVAEPTVSRESVKKAEKKQPPRAPVSAAEKQTPIAPSTTATAASVTGSDKSEENDAELPHIDEDIFKAITAALREHRLKKGQKTSEDKESDTTSKTTSEGIEEENASPTKDESEDECRRFSRFDELDFSFGDFVTVDEISEDMEETAVEETCSSSEETEGQSTDVSSATRKAAAASTEDCESPASSSSTSVKGGASLISTSVPENKQTRSSELDKSETTTSSASGGKTPLSTHPKAVETPPSSGQKAQSSKRKPPTRPSEPASSGPSTRSSAAAVKPSAGTQQAQKKAVKPTKSAAAKPDHKVPVESRAANTVESEMKAKTEKSQPAEGRGLQIQSQEADLKDESGREVKETKKEMESKSTEEEIGQNENDQVLDSLNEKEEQKDEDNQDRRTETQTPGPEQDRLIHPGGLQGLESADKDKTHSDECNEMETEDQSATADDGDDGPSRTQVSENDETKGPEGPSVRGTSARDQVTSEDAPNEDEILLAEKVCETSKEVGQISNEEGRPLENKDTLKDQKPVGPSDLRTKADDEPSEEDVYQVIDSLEDQPSTAETGSETKKKELTKKEGATPSGDNRATRQGRSRGRTSKSEEKEQSTKKLEKTPSKQATRPKDVKAEKEGREDFEDVVYEVVDSIEDDSVQETPATESSGRRRSARGHKNAEKTPTPVEKGDREGKLDAAKEKGSADRSVVTRSTREEKRSRFXEGGRKYAKEGRQAPARRRPTPARDSQEKDRDKPPQTEASVPPKESTPTKKTDQGT, from the exons ATGTTGGAGGAAAACAAGACTCCCGGGTCTCCACAGCAGAGCAAAACTTCCAATATCAGCAGAGACAGAATCCAGAACTTCGAAGCAGAAAGAAACACCAACACTGCTTCAGCCAACGGCAACGGCATCAATCCTCCGCAAAG cttttctttgcttttggAGAATTGTGCCCCGTGTCCTGCCCCTGGGCCCCTAACGAGCCCACTTCTCGGCGGGCTTCCTGGGAGCTCGCCGGTGACAGGAAGGCAAGCTGCGTCTTTGCAGCTGGCCCATCTGAAGGCCCAGCTAGCGCTAACGCAGATGAACAATGTTCTCGCAATCGGTGCTGCACACCTGACGGCAAACGCCAACGCCCCCGCGCCCTGCCTGCCCACGAAGCCGCCTTCGCCGACTGCTGTGGCCATCAATCTCCTGAACCTCCTGAAGATCGCCAACAACATGTCGCATCCCAGGTTTAATCCCTTTGCCCCTGGTAAACAGATTTCCCCCCAGGGGCCGTACGGAGGCTCCACTGGACAAATGGAGAGGGACCCTCGGAGGCCGCCGTCTCACCCCGGCTCTGGTCCCGGCTTCAGctcttctggatcttcttccCTCAACCGCGGGCCCCCCGGAGGACCTATACCGTCCCTCCTGTCTTTGCAAGTGAACTTCCGACCCGACAGGAGTAAGATAACGGTAGACGAGGACATAGACAGATGCTTGGACTTGAACATAAGCAGAGCTAGGGATGAGGCCATGCAAAGTTCTCCAAACCAAAACTCCCAGTTTTCCAACGTTCAAATAGACACGTTTCCCTCGTCAAACACCGGGAGGCCCTCCTATTTGACGCCCCCGGCCGCTCAAGGAAAGAGACCCTTCAGTGTGgacagcagtagcagcagcctGGACTGGTTGCCCATCTGCCAACGCGCCTCAGAGGAAAAGTCGTCAAACATGTATTCGCCTGCTCCCTCCAGCTTTCAAGGCGGCGGCGACAGTGGGTTCGGCGCCTCCGGCGAAGGAAACCGCCCGCCGTCTACTCCTGGGCTGGGAAAATACAACATGAGTACGCCGGCTAAGTCCGCGGTTCCGCGGGAAGCCATTCGCCCCAAGTACACCTCAGAGTCGGCTTCGAACATCCTGTTGCACTTTGGCCTGGAGAAGGAAGACTTGGAACACCTGATCTCGTTCCCCGAAGACCAGATCACGCCCGAGAACCTGCCCTTCATCTTGAGGCAAATCCGAACGGAGAAAGCGGAGAGGGGCTCGGGTCAGCCGAAGGGTTACGGTGAAGATCAGCGTGTCAGAGGCGCGGCGGAGAAGGACAAGATGGTTACCTCCATGGGGCCGGGGTTGCTTCCCGATCAAATATCATCCGCTGTCCCCAAACAGAGTCAAGTGATTGATTATGGGCACACCGGCAAATACACGACGGGGGCCGGAGAAGACGGCGGAAGAGCCGCCGGCAGCTCGGCTATGACCGGTGGGAGTTCGCTGTATGCGGACCCGTTCGCTAGGAGCCACGCTAGAGAGCCGCCGCCGCTAAGGGGCGCGGCGGAGCTGAAAACCGGACCGCCCGTCTCTCCTCGCGGTCAGATGAGCGTCGACTCGTCCAGGAGCTCTGTGGCCCAGTCAAGCAGCGACCCGTCGAATAACCAGACCTCAAAGCCGGTTTTCCCCTCGTTCGGCTTGCTGAGCAAGTACACAGATTTGAGACAGCGCAAGCCCGACGGCGCCCCCCCGACCTCAGCTCTGAAGCAACCAGCGCCGGCCCCCCAGGCGCCCGCCGCGACCCAGCCGTCCAGCCCGTCGTGCAATTTAGTTCGCGGAGTCCACCCTGGGCGGCCCGGCCTCGTGCTCATTCACAGAAACGACGCTCGCGGCGCGAATCAGAGCAACGCCCAAGGGGCCGGGTTGAAAGTTCCCGAACAGACGATTAAACCGGCAGGGCAGCAGcgtccgccgccgccgccgccgccggcacAAACGCAGCAGCACCGGCCGCCGTTCCCGCTGTTCCCGCAAGCTCCAAAACCCGCGCAGCCCAGAAATCAGATGCCAGCTACGTCGACCCTTATCCCCATCCGTCCCGCTCTCCCTTCGCCGGCGGCGGGACGCATGGTCGCCGCTCCCAGCGCCCCGCCTCCAGCCGCCAGGGGGCCGAAGATGGGTCTCTGCAAGCTGCCGACGAGCGCCATGATGCAAGACTACACGGCGGCCACGCCGAGAGCATTTCCTCATACCTGTTGTCTTTGTATGAAAGAATGTAAAGATATGAAG GACTGGCTCTCCCACCAGAACACCAGCCTTCATCTtgagagctgcaaactgctgaGAGGACA ATATCCAGACTGGGATGGGAACACACTAGATCTGTTGAG CGCTCCGGGTCAAGGTGGCCAACCCTCACCCGCGACTCATGGCCAGAATTTGCAGAACCGTCACCAGAAGACCGCATATGAGGCTCGTTCCCGTTCGGCCAGCCCTCGCCGCCAGCGTGGGTCGGACgatggaaaggaaaaacaattCAGCCGCTCTCGATCGCGCAGTCCGCCCCGCCACTACGGCTCGGAGAGCAAAAGGCAAAAATGGAGCAGCCGTTCTCGATCTCGTAGTCCCCAACGCCATCAAGGTCAAAGAGAGGCACGAAGCAGCAGATCGCCGTACGCCTCCAGACACTCTCGCAG gTCTCGCTCTCGTTCCTACGAACGCCCCACCTCGTCTCGCCACCGCTCGCGTTCAAGGAGTTACGAGAGGCGATCCCCACCCAGGAAGAGGGAAGCCAAATGGTCCCCGCCGAGGAGAAGTCTCGAGCGTCGACCGTCTCCAAGAAGAAGTGATGAGAAACGCTCGTCACCGCGGAGGAGCCGTGAACGGCGGTCGTCTGCAGAGAGGCCAGAGCCTCAGCGTACGAGGTCCAGGAGTGCCGACAGGCTAGCTAAGAGGCTGCTGGAAACAACAG CTGTTCAGTCTCTGTCCAAGACATCTGACCTGGAGGCCATGGTTAAAACTCTGGCTCCTGCATTACTGGCTGAGCTGGCTAAGATgaagtcctcctcctcctccagcacaGAGAAGAAGACGTCCACTAAAGCAACTAAAGCCACGACCAGCCGCCCCAAGACCGCGACAAGCTCTTCGCTGATTCCTCCG GCTTCTGAACCCTTGTCTCCTGACAAAGTGAGGCTCTCTAGTGTTTCTACTTTTCTATCCCATACTGACATTATCAACGCCACAGCGAGGTTCGGAGAAGTCAGAGACCTGGTGTTGTGCAGAACTACGCTAAGG GGAGTCGTGCAGTTTGAGAAAGAGGAAGACGCAGAGAAACTGAAGAGGCTGCGAAGCTTCCAAGTAAAGGGATTGACTGTCTATGTTGACAAAATG AGCGCCGCTTCCTCCATCAAACCTCTCTTGACAAAGGAGCAGCAGGCGGCTTTACGGAA AAAGTTAGCTGAGTCCAGAGCAAAATCCCAGAAGGCAAAATCCTCCCCCGCTGGAGGAGTTAAAACACCTGGAACATCTGGGgctaaaaacacagcaacaggCAAACAGGTCACAAAAGCCAAGGGTGTTCCTGCCAAGGGGGTCGCTGGGAAAAAATCTAACATGGGTGGAAAGAATGCAGCGAAGTCGGTCGAACAAAAAGCTGGACGTGATGATCCGAAATCTGCTAATGCTCCTAGCGAGGCAGCTAAGGTCCTAAAGCAGTCGGCCCCAGCTGCAGGTGAGAGAGATCGAGGGAAGGTGGTTGCTACTCAGGCGAAGGACCTGGCTCCTGAATCAGAAACGTCCACCAACACGGAGAAAGCTGAAACCCAACCAGACACCTTGGCTTTAAAGGAATTGAAGTCCAAGCCTGGAGCTTCATCTGAAGGCAAAGAGGCCTGCTTGGCTCCGGAGAACGCAGCAGCGTCTGAAAAGATGCAAGCAGAAGGACGCGGCGAAGGGGATACCGCAGGAACCAAAGTGGAAGAAGTTGAAGCTGGAGTGACCGCACCTGCAGAAACCGTGGAAGTTGTGAGTTCGGTCGAGTCCAAAGAGACACTTTTGGAAACTTCGGCCAAACCAGCAGCTAGCGTTAAAACCCCGCCACGCGTCTCTGCGCCTAAAACGTCTAACGATCCGCCCCGGCCTCTGCAAACCACCGTGAAAGCTGAAGAAAGGCCTGTGAAAGACGCGTCTCCGGTCCAGCAGCCAAAATCTGAATCCCCTGCAGAAAAGTTGAAGACGAAAACAGAGCAACAAAAGTGTCCAGCGAAGACGGAGACGAAGCAGGAAG AGGCAGAAAGTCATCGGACAGCAGAACCTGCCGGCACCGTTTTAGCCGTGAAGTCGGAGGAACCCGCAGCTGCCGAAGCAAAGCCTGCAGACGGAGCAGCCGTCACCGAGAAGATGGAGGACGAGgagacacaagaagaagaaaaaa AGTGCACATTGAGAGAAACAGCCGCGTCCTCTCTG ccTTCTTCAGGACATCCAGATAGTGAGGAGAAAACACAAACCCGTGCTCCAGTCTCTCCACCTCCAGCAGCGTCTGCAGAAAACAGCTCGTTACGTTGTGTCAAAGCAGAATCTACTGTTTCTGATACAAAGGCtgtgaaaaatgaaacaaaagtggttgCAGAGCCGACAGTCTCTCGTGAGTCGGTTAAGAAAGCCGAGAAAAAGCAGCCGCCAAGAGCTCCGGTcagtgctgctgaaaaacaaacccCCATTGCCCCGTCCACCACCGCCACCGCCGCGTCGGTCACAGGTTCAGACAAATCTGAGGAAAATGATGCAGAGCTTCCTCACATCGATGAAGACATTTTTAAGGCCATCACAGCTGCTCTTCGTGAGCACAGGCTTAAAAAAGGCCAGAAAACCAGTGAGGATAAAGAG AGTGACACCACAAGCAAAACAACCTCTGAAGGTATAGAGGAGGAAAACGCATCACCCACAAAG GATGAGAGCGAAGATGAGTGTCGTCGTTTCAGTCGTTTTGATGAGCTCGACTTTAGCTTTGGAGACTTTGTGACTGTTGACGAGATAAGCGAAGACATGGAGGAAACGGCTGTGGAAGAGACCTGCTCTTCATCAGAGGAAACGGAGGGGCAGAGCACCGACGTGTCCTCCGCCACCAGAAAGGCCGCGGCAGCTTCTACAGAAGACTGCGAGAGCCCAGCCTCTTCCTCGTCCACGTCTGTAAAAGGCGGCGCGTCTTTAATTTCCACTTCTGTGCCGGAGAACAAGCAAACTCGCTCCTCTGAACTCGACAAATCTGAAACCACAACCTCATCTGCCAGCGGTGGAAAAACTCCTCTCTCCACTCATCCTAAGGCTGTAGAAACTCCACCTTCCTCTGGTCAGAAAGCTCAGTCGAGCAAGAGAAAGCCTCCCACGAGACCATCAGAACCCGCCTCCTCGGGTCCAAGCACCCGCTCCTCGGCAGCAGCCGTCAAGCCATCTGCAGGAACTCAGCAGGCACAGAAAAAGGCTGTAAAACCTACCAAGAGTGCAGCGGCAAAGCCTGACCACAAGGTGCCAGTAGAGAGCCGTGCTGCAAATACTGTTGAGTCAGAGATGAAAGCGAAAACGGAGAAGAGTCAACCTGCTGAGGGACGGGGCCTACAGATCCAGAGCCAGGAGGCGGATCTTAAAGATGAATCTGGCAGAGAAGTGAAGGAGACGAAAAAGGAAATGGAGAGCAAAAGCACAGAGGAGGAGATTGGACAGAACGAGAACGACCAAGTCCTTGATTCCCTCAATGaaaaagaagaacagaaagaTGAGGACAACCAAGACAGAAGAACTGAAACCCAAACACCTGGACCCGAGCAGGACCGGCTCATTCATCCAGGAGGCCTTCAGGGGTTGGAAAGTGCTGATAAGGACAAAACCCATTCTGACGAATGCAATGAAATGGAGACGGAGGACCAGTCAGCTACGGCTGATGACGGAGATGATGGTCCCTCCAGGACGCAGGTTTCTGAAAACGATGAGACTAAAGGTCCTGAAGGACCATCAGTCAGAGGCACGTCTGCTAGAGATCAAGTGACCAGTGAGGATGCGCCAAATGAGGATGAGATCCTTTTAGCTGAGAAGGTCTGTGAAACCTCTAAAGAGGTTGGTCAAATCTCCAACGAAGAAGGCCGACCTCTTGAAAACAAAGACACTCTAAAAGACCAGAAACCTGTGGGTCCCTCTGACCTACGGACTAAAGCAGACGACGAGCCTTCAGAGGAGGATGTTTACCAAGTAATCGACTCGTTGGAGGATCAGCCGTCAACAGCCGAGACAGGATCGGAGACCAAGAAGAAGGAACTAACTAAGAAAGAAGGTGCCACACCCTCTGGAGATAACAGAGCGACCAGACAAGGTCGCTCAAGGGGCAGAACATCTAAAAGTGAAGAGAAGGAACAGTCGACAAAGAAATTGGAGAAAACACCCAGCAAGCAAGCAACACGACCAAAAGACGTCAAGGCAGAGAAGGAGGGCCGGGAGGATTTTGAGGATGTAGTGTATGAGGTCGTGGACTCAATCGAGGACGATTCGGTCCAAGAGACCCCAGCCACGGAAAGTTCTGGCAGGAGACGGTCGGCTAGAGGACACAAAAACGCTGAAAAGACGCCAACCCCTGTAGAAAAGGGTGACAGAGAAGGGAAACTGGACGCCGCGAAGGAGAAGGGTTCCGCCGACAGATCGGTTGTGACGAGATCTACccgagaagaaaaaagaagtcGTTTCTGAGAAGGCGGAAGAAAATACGCCAAAGAAGGAAGACAAGCCCCCGCAAGAAGACGACCCACACCGGCCAGAGACTCCCAGGAAAAGGACAGAGACAAACCTCCACAAACAGAAGCTAGCGTTCCTCCGAAGGAAAGCACACCGACAAAGAAGACTGACCAAGGCACGTAA